DNA sequence from the Thamnophis elegans isolate rThaEle1 chromosome 4, rThaEle1.pri, whole genome shotgun sequence genome:
tttttgggggggggaaggaagtcATTAACTAAACAAGCATATTCTGATTTTATTGACTAGAgccatgatgatgatgaaagaCGAGTAAGACGGAGAGAGAAGAACAGAGTCGCTGCTCAGAGAAGCCGAAAGAAACAAACTCAGAAAGCAGATAAACTCCATGAGGTGACTGATGCACTGGCCTTCTTTAGGATcaacaattattatcattatcaaataCAAAATGAGTCCTGGGTCACCTTAAGAATTAACACAGTGTTAGTTCCTTAATTAGGGGCATCCACAGTGGGAGGAGGAGTATGTGCATTTCAAAGCTCCACCTCTTTTATGTGTGTCACATATGCAACACACATATAAATGATGGCACTTTAGTTGgtgtctagattttttttaactttcacgcaGATCCTCTTGGTTTAATCAGTTTTTATGGACCAAACCCCATTTTGTCAGATGCAGGGAATGCCATCCTCAGTTAAAAACAGTGCAATGATCTAAGTTTGTGTGACAATGTTTTAGCTTTAAAGGTAGCCTTTCCAAGTGAGCattctctagaccaggggtgtcaaactcaccacatcacattgccgtcacataatgttttgcaacatttccccctcccctttgtagagctggggtggacatggtctgtgcatgacgcatctggcccccaggcctccagtttgacacccatgctctggATGGATCGAGTCTTAGGGCCTACACCAACATCTGGTTACCCAAGTCTGGGAAAGGCTGAACTAGACAGATGCTTAGGCAAAGATCACAAAGGAAATCACCATCTCTTGCAGGTTGCATATAACATGCTGTGATTGGCAGTACGCTGCTTCTAATCATAGAGCATCCATATTTAGATGTTGTTCCTCCATTAACACTTTTTTGATGTTGCTAAGCTATTGACTGTCACGAACGCTTGAGGCCCTGAATTTCacagatataccgtatttttcggagtataagacgcacctttttcccttaaaaaagaggctgaaaatctggttgtgtcatacactgaatacagcattttttgcttcccaaaaccccgccccatTTGCAAAAATGGTTGTGCAGGATGtggatagcctctaggaagcttttagagagctccagagggctggggagagcagaaatgagcaaaaatgcctggttttttttgctcaattttacccccccccccagcccccaggagtactctataaacttcctaaaggctatccgtgcctctttttttatgaaaaatgggcccattttttaaaaaaacgggccattttttgctcattttggggggcacCCCCcgcaggagcattctgcaagccccctgtccatgccattttgggggggaaatgtgctcgtttttgcaaaaaatgggcagttttggggaggtttgcagagtgcaaaaactttgtaatttgcctcttcaaaaccttggtgcgtcttacactccggtgtgtcttatactctgaaaaatacagtagctcatGAAAAAGTACAGATTTGTCTGGATTTACACGCAGTGTAAATTTTGGAAAGTGACAGGGAGTTTTATCATACTCTGAATCAGGATCAAGTTATTTCTCTCTTTACTTACCCTCTTTCTCGATTAAGAAATGGAAATGATCACCACCCAATAAAGTCAGCCATGATTGGACAAAGGAAACAtttaccttcttttttttttactcttcctcTCCCTGGTTTATACTTTTATAAACCCCCACCCTGTCTCCTGTTGctcatatttttcttcaaaactATGTGAACTAATACACACTTTCCTCAGCAAACAGTTAGCAAGCCATTGTGGCACACAGGGCAAGAAGGTTGTGTGGATGAGCCCCAAATGCTGAAGTCATTTGTCACCTCAGAGCTTATGAATATGGAATGTCCATGTGTGGGTGCctttttatcctgtttttcatacAGTTTAGTGTTTTGCTCCAGACCAGCTTGGCATTTTTAGAAtagcagcaggggtgggattcagtcggttcagactggtttgggtgaatcagatgttaattttaatctggtttgccgaactggtAGTTGTAAGGACTGgctcaccctgcccctcccaggagtctccacacagcctgttttggatgccaggtaagtgcagggcccatgtggaggctctgggagggcaaaaaacgggccacccggaagttctggaagttaGGAAACAGACCCGTTTCAGCCTCCATGGGTCTCTGGAGCCtgcgggaggctgtttttgccctcctggaggctcaagaaagcctccagagcctggggatggcgaaaaaTGGGCTTACTAGAATTCCAGAAACAGgtccgtttctggcctccggaggtcATCTGGAgctgaggccattttcaccctcccagaggcttgaggaaagcctccaaagcctggggagggtgaaaatgccccaccTCCGCCAgggtgcaggaagccgactagaCCACGCCCCAATTGCTatgcccactcagcaaccgggcagtgaactggttgctaaaagttTTCTATCCCACTCCTGGATAGTAGCCTAAACTATGCAAACAGAATCAGGATATTAGAATCTTATTCTAATATCTTATTATGCCCAGAAACATCTTCCAAACAGTCTTGTTCTAACTGATAGTCATACAACTGGGCAGGAGAAGCAATTTGTAATattattgtgattttaaaaaaacaccaagtCTTCCCCCGCCCTTTCTTGCATGTTTAATCATTGCAACATTTTTTCATGTTCTCCTTTCCAATTGAACAATTGATGTTTATAAGCTGGCTTCTAAAGAATGGAGTTTAAATGTAGAATAGCACATAACATCTTAGGTGTTGGCCAAGATTGAGATTATTATCAATGCTTCAAAGCTTTCATATGAGCAATTATGAATATACCTGAGTAAAATGATGAATAAGGGTGGTGGACCAGAGTCCAACATGTCCTTTCCATGGAAGAAAGCACATTATTCATCCATTCTTGTGAATTCATGTATACAGTAAGTCAGTTAATGAATATATTGGTCATGGTGGCTGAACAGTTATggcttttgttttctatttcttttttgttaAGGACATTGGTGCATTTCTGTTTCAGCCACATTCAAATCAAGGGGGAAACTAGCCACTTGATGTACATTTGCCTTGTAAAGCAATTCTTTACTAAGTCCCActtgctttcctttcttttgctggAACTCAAAAGATGACATCTCATTCATGCTTTAGTTGAAATTGACATCACACAGGCACGGGGAAATTTGATGTTTCTAAAAGTAACTTCTCTTTTTTGCTAGAAGTCTAGTGCCAAAGACCCTTCCTTCCCATGCAAGAGAACTGAGCTCATTCAAGAAGGCTCTGAGGGTCCTTTGGTGATTGGATCATCTGGTCCTTTTTTAGGGTTTCCAAATGAGAGTCTCTTTGGTTTATCCTGGCATGCAGATCCTTTCATTGTGATTTGTAATCCACTCTTTATGGATGAGGAGATTGAGCAAATTGATTGAGCATCTATGGATTACTCAGAAAACTGTAGGTTTACAACTGGGATGACCAAATTCCTAGGCGGGCCTATAATGTCTCATTGGCTTTCTTATAGACCCCTGCCAACATTCCAAAAGCTCAAAGGTACATTTCTATCCCCTTACTTTCTGCCTCTGCTGTCCTACTTCCCCAGTTACCCCCTTGGTCCTGAAGAATATGCATTTGTATGTGCATGCTCACATGTGCACGTCTGGAATTTTTAAAGTTCAGCtctgaccattttttaaaaaattcagcccCACCTACTTCTGAAGGGTAGTCCCCCAAGTGTCTCTCAAAGATATCCTTGCCTTGGCAAGTTTCACTTTCTTGCTGTGAATCCTAAATAGGTAATGGTTTAGCGAGGTGCATAAATCCATATCTATGGTTGGAATTCTGTCTTTTCCTTCCAGTTCATCAGTCTTTTTTGCTTACCAGGAAAATAAGTTAGTACAAGGTAGAATAACAGCAAGAGATGTTGGACCACACTAAGAACTGTCATCTTGAAAACATATATGCCCATTCTGAGTTTGTTTCATCTTCACATTTGTTTCATTCCATCAGAATAATTATTGGAGATACCTTTAGTTCTGCTATTCTTAAAGAATTGGGAATCCTTGCTTATCCAAAACTTCCAATGTTCAGTGTTCAATCACTGGATTTATCTTCTACTTTTTTGGTCTATATCTATGCCCTCATCAGCCAAGCAGTGAAGTAAATCCACATTTGATGACCAAGAGGTGATTTTCACAGAAATAGTCCTTTCTCTGAGGATGATGGGTCATAATCTTTCCCCTGTCTCCTTAAATTACTGTCATTTAACGATATATCTTTACATGTAAATtaatgcatgcttttttttttaaagaaaaaaaatctctgtcCCTCTTTTGTTTTGTGCTGCATTTCTTTTGGAATGATGTATTAACACACTTCTAAGAGCCGCCTTCATGACAGAATTCACAAATGTTTTGGACTGAGAATGTCAAATAGCCATTCAGTATTTGCATCCCCGAGTTTTGCAGTTTGAACTGTGACCACCTGTGTGCTGCTGAGAGCTGATTTAAGTGCTGTGTTCCCacagaaataaatcagaaaagccTGCTAGGTCATTCCAAGTTAAAACCTACAGCCAGTTTTTCTTCCCAATTTGCCCCACAGCTGTGACATTTAAAACTACAGCATAACACCTCTAAATATAGAGGTTTTATTTATCATTATATTTAATGCCTGTTTTCAATTCAAAAGTTTCAAAAGTTGCCCTTGGTGGTTTACATCAGCACCTAAGCAATTTTTTCATGGGCCTACATTATCTGAGGAACTGTTtcatccagtgatgggattcaattttttttactaccggttctgtgggtgcggcttggtgggcatggcaagggaagggtgctgtaaaatctccattccctccccactgcaagggaatattactgcaaaatccccatttcttcctgatcagctgggactcgggaggcagacaatagatgtgggtgaagccagtcagaggtgatatttaccagttctccgaactactcaaaaatttctgctaccatttctccagaactggtcagaacctgctgaatatcacctctggtttcaTCCCCATCACATCAATTCATCTCACTCAGGTAAGGAAGGCATGTTCTGGATCCTGTCACTTAAACACTTTCAACTGGGGGGTTCAGGAAAAGAGTCCCCGCTCTCCTAGCCTTTTGAAGAGTCTGAAGACCTGGCTCAGTCAACTCACATGAGGCTCATGAAACAGCACAAAACCCAGAGAAATCCAGGTAATGGCCAAGAGCCCCCTCCAAATATAGAGACTAAAGCAAAAGCAGAATTTGagctgatttaatttaatttatgttcAAATATAAGTAAAACCAAGTTAGTTTAATTATCTGTAAAATTGTTCTccatatattttgtgattttttaccATTGTTGAATTAAAAAGTACAATTGCAATTTTTACAGCAAGGAATATGAAATCAGAAATCTTATATTTTATACCCCTTGTTTAAACTGATAATATAATAAGATATCAGTGCAGTTGAAAAGAACAGCCAAAGCTATTCCTTTTATTGGATGCTAAAGATAATGAAGGGAGATTTCCTTTATGGTAGCTCCTTCTCTAGATACTGACCAATAAAGGACTTTCCCAGCTAGGCTCCTCCCCTTTGGATTGTCCAACCCCATGGTTCCACTTCTGAGAACATATTTGTCTTGGCTGAGATCTTCTGAGATAATTTCTGttgattttataatatttattatacaaATTATGTTAAAAGTAATGGTTGgcttgggaaaaaaaatccactgtATGATTTACTCTATTTGATTTTGCTCCACACTGCCACTTAGATATTAGTTTAATGGTAATTTcctatagaaatattttaaatagcacAATATAAATAAACTATACCTTAGGTAGGTAAAATTAAGATACACTAAAAACCTGCTGGGGAAAAATGTCTTGTGTAAACCAGATTGGGAAGAAAATAAGTTAGGAGTTATGTAAGTTTcaagttaaatatatatttcagattattctacattttaattgtctttttggttatttttaaacTTCCTTTTGAGAATGTAAGCACTTCATGAAGAATagttcaataaaaacaataaataatcatGGATTCTTGCTTGAATGCTTGATCTTATTTTTATCAATTATTTCAGGAATATGAATGCCTTGAACAAGAGAATACATCTCTAAAAAGGGAGATTGGAAAGCTGACAGATGAAGTGAAACATCTGAGTGAAGTGCTGAGGAACCATGAGAAAATCTGTCCCTTGATACACTGTGCCTTAAACTTTGGGTTGATTCCCAGACATGAAGCCCTTCTTGGTCCCTTGCCAAGATAAGTCTCCCTCCTGAGCAACCTGAATGAATGAGAAGATTTCAAGATCCTCCACTATCATCATTTTGGACATCATGTTGCATGGCTACACACATTCTTAGAGCAGCATATGCTACATCTAGTATTACCTTGGAGTCCTCCAACCATCAAGAATCAATGTTGATGTTAAAAAGCCACGAAATGTAACCTTATGGGAGCAATTTTCAGCTAAGCAGGATGTCTTCACAGTGTTTCTACTATGTATTCCATACTCACCACGGAATAGGAAATCTTGTGTGCTGGAATTGCTagactataaaatattttaacttcagtTCAGGCTTAACCATAATGTATGGTCCTTATAATAATAGAGAATTTGGTGGCCATCATAGGAAATGGGGAAGATGGCTTGAAATCAAAAGGATCATAGATATGACAATCTGTAATCAAAGGCAGGGACTGCTTTTGCTTCCCAACACTCTGATTCCAcctgtttttctctcttccatttccttttgTGACAAACACCTCAAGTTTTGTGAAAacctgattaccgtatttttttaatataactttAGGATTGTTTTAAGGTGTGAACATATTGTGCGGCATGAGATTTGGAAAGCATATCTTCATGCTTCAATATATGAGTCTCTGCAGTGATGATCAACTTACATATATTTCCAGCTGCCCCACAATGGAGTTGAAATTGCAACAAAGctaatattttctttgaagatcctTTTAAATTATGTAACTCTATGAAGCTCATGGGAGCCCAAAATTCTTCTGGGAAGAAACTCCTTCTCACATTCCTTTGTCTTCTTCTCTAATGGCGGCTGGCCAATTTTGCAGCAGTTCTGGCAAGATTCTTTACACATGACCAAACAAATTTACACAACATAAAGTAAGGACATGAATGGTAGTTACTAGAGgttgttttcatttctcttttctgtaGAGTGGAATTGACCAATCGTGTTTAGTGGCAGGACCCACAGCACCAGAGGGCAGAGTTTTGAACGGGTGATAATCTTTGCTGTTTTCTAACTTCTCAAGGTCAACAGTGTGAGAACAACTGAAGTTGGTTTGAAACTGTTTCTGACAATTGGGAAGTGAAAACAATGTGGCATGGGAGGTTTTAATTTAGCATCCTGAGTTTGCTTTGAAAACTCCTCATAAAGAAGAATTGATCACTTTCCATGGCAGTTTATTCCATTGTTAAAAGGTTGCTTGTTATATGTTTTCTATGTAACTCTGGTATTCTAAACACATTGGACCACATGAAATggcctctctccttccccttattTTCTCCCAATCCCATTGTCAGGGAATAGCTGGTATACAAGATGTGCCACAGAATATATGGAAGAACAACAGTTTCATGAAAAGAATAGCACAGCTATTAAGTTGAAGCAACACTTCCCGAAGAAGTACACAAACCCGCATCCCTCCAAGTAGTTACATTTGAAGAGCTTAGTGGGGGAGCAAAAAGGTCTATTgtgttttttctgattttttaaaaaaaatttaatggtTGTGTTATTTGGTTAACTTTAATCCTAGGACCAACTCAGAATCACAAATGGAAGATTAGCagttagattgattgattgattgattgattgaatgaatgaatgaatgaatgaaataaaagagCCAAATACAAAAATAACTGACAAGGAGAGAATTTCAATTTTATTCTCCCTACCTGCTTCTCCCACGGATACCCATGGCTTGGGTATCCAGAGGAGTCTGGGTGTATAGTGGAAGTATAACTCCCATTTACCCAAACCTAACTGTGCTTGATTTAACAGCCACAGTCCACATTCTTATTTCTTTCTGGAGACATAACAGACTTTTTAGGAAATAAGGTTGCAGCTGAAAATTCTTCTCATTTAATCTTTGTTCTTGTGCCTTTATAGTTAATTGCCTTTGACTTGAATTTTTTTCTTGGCAGTGCAATTACAAATAATCTTTCCTTTTTTACTTAATATCATATATATCTTCCCTGCATACATAAAAGTTCTCCTTTTGCTTGCAATTCATGTAATAGTTTTTTAAAGcggttttttaaaagtttaaagtggttttttaaaagtttaaagtggttttttaaaggtattacaataataataataaaaccactTTAAACCCTTAGAAACCCACTTTAAAAACAATCTATTACATGTATGAGTTTCTGTTTCCTTATAGTTCAAAATTTAAAGTTAATTGTATTTTCATTGAATTTTCTGGATTGTTGAGTACCTGCACTGTTTTTTCTCCTTGAGAAGCACTGTAGGGTCCTGAATATTCTTCATCATTTATGCCCTTGCCTTAGCATCCTTGACAATTTTTGCTTTTGATATACTTCTGCACCCATGATGCAGGACTTCTGCACAATGTTTATACTGGGAAAACTAATAATGCAATTATTATGCTTGTTTTATCAAGCCCTAATTCTATTCAGTGGTGTTTAAGCTTCtagtaaaatatattggaaaaatgcTGCCTTAGCAGAGAAATGTGGTTGTCTGCAAACTGGTAACGGTTTCTTAGCAGCTACGGGTGCTCATAGACTGCTAAAGTTGAATATGCCTTTCTATAGCCTGAAATAGATGCCAGTGAAAAGCCAGAGCCGGCTTTAAGAAGCAAGCCCGACTTTCAATACCGTAATTACAGGAGTCATTGCTTCTTGCTTTACAATGCTGTGAAAGGGAACTCGTATTCCCTGTTACTGTTAAATAGTATTTAAACCATTCTCAAAACACTCCTGCCTAAATCCATTGGTTTATAGTGCACTGATTCACTGGCTGCTGTTAAGGCAGTTATTCATTTTACATTCTGATCATTTCTTATTTCAGGCTGTGCCCCTTGgctgttgattttattttatttgtacaattTAAAAGCTGGTAGATGACAATTCTGGACAATTTACAATTAAccagtaataaataaaatctccaCAAAAAACAGTGACCATAAGTGACTTAAAGCAAGtaaatacacaacacacacacacacacacacacacacacaccttgcccCAAAGCCCAGGAGATCAGTCAAGTCTTTAATAGTTTCCTGTATGCACTGGGAAGCAATCCATAGGTCCCAAACAAGATCGCTAGTGGTTCAGAGTATAGAAATGGCAATCCAAAGTATCTGAATAAAGTTAGATTACCTAGTGTTATCAacagaaatattaatatatttccaTTGGTAGCAAGTGACAGAGCAAGAAAACATACCCATTTATGTCAAATCAATTAAAAATAGCTAAAAAGTCTGTGATTTACTATTGGCTCATTTTCAGGGAAGGTTCAGAATTTTAGTCCAGCAAAATCAGACTTTAGTAAATCTGAGTCCGATATCCACCAAATACCATTTACAGAATTGTGGTAAAGGTATTAAGTATTCTAATATCCAAACTAAAACATGTACTTATTTACATAAGTAAGAACccagtaaattatttgaatgaaaGTCATGATGTTCCCCTTTTTGGCAAAACCTAGATCCCTGTTATCATAGGAATAATAATTGTGGCTGTGAGATATATATTTCAGGGGCCTGATAATGGAAGCAGAATTGCTTCATAAAGGACAATTTCATATGATTCTTACTCTTGGATGATTGACTGTTTTTTAGGGAAATATTCAGTAGAACCCTATTTCTATCCATTGTGCAATACTTTTCCTGCTTTAATACTATTCTAATTCTTGTGACttccataaaaaaaaatcctgagaaTTTATGAGATGACAAGAGTTTGGTAGACATTCCGTTTGTCTCTTTTCCAAACCTGTGAGACCGcttcctgccacttacctcccaacgacctacaagattgcacaggttgggcctcctccgggtgccgtcagccggacaatgctggctggcaactccccggggaagggccttctctgttgctgcgccggccctgtggaacgatctacctgcagagatccgaacccttaccactctcccggccttccgtaaagctgtcaagacctggctgttccagcaggcctggggctgttgattgatatccagccctgcttagatggaatgggtgttgtgaattttaatattgtatttttaatttttatttctattttaaatttaaatgtttcttgtctgtcgT
Encoded proteins:
- the BATF3 gene encoding basic leucine zipper transcriptional factor ATF-like 3, translated to MSQGIPGAGSILERSSSSEGTLQSHDDDERRVRRREKNRVAAQRSRKKQTQKADKLHEEYECLEQENTSLKREIGKLTDEVKHLSEVLRNHEKICPLIHCALNFGLIPRHEALLGPLPR